A genomic stretch from Mya arenaria isolate MELC-2E11 chromosome 10, ASM2691426v1 includes:
- the LOC128205019 gene encoding cholecystokinin receptor type A-like produces MTLEDDTEMDTWHVSLRLCFILWLGWIDLVVCTVVMPLLIISMLFPYMFLSEAACKTLHFLHVFFVVASAFIVITIAIERHRRICNPFSPEMSTRKIKIMCAVASVLGCFVALPEIFVYGGTIVETGVKNINGTEYFIDPRMKDSSFPKAYFVLQLLLSVSCMVVMGIFYFRIGRTIMSHHNFIKENTYNAQGPLSRNDQKARTPLLDFHWTILILRKTRMGSYSDASTPKSQRKNRGNNRLATPRSESISNRGPSLRTKQVTLILFIITVVFVLSFIPHLIPMVAISFKSDFLMDMSPIGVAVYNIFLRSFVINNMANPIIYGFCDKKFRSECSAVCLSFFCWCCRP; encoded by the exons ATGACGCTTGAAGATGATACTGAGATGGACACTTGGCACGTCAGCCTCAGGCT ATGCTTCATCCTGTGGCTGGGTTGGATCGACCTGGTGGTTTGCACCGTCGTGATGCCCCTCCTAATTATCAGCATGCTCTTCCCGTACATGTTCCTCTCAGAGGCCGCGTGTAAGACCCTCCACTTCCTGCACGTGTTCTTCGTGGTCGCGTCCGCCTTCATCGTGATCACTATCGCTATTGAGCGCCACCGTCGGATATGTAACCCGTTTTCACCGGAAATGTCTACccgtaaaataaaaatcatgtgCGCGGTGGCGTCCGTCCTCGGGTGCTTCGTGGCGCTTCCGGAAATATTCGTATACGGCGGCACCATCGTAGAAACCGGGGTTAAAAACATAAACGGGACGGAGTACTTCATTGACCCGCGGATGAAGGATTCAAGTTTCCCCAAAGCGTATTTCGTCTTGCAGCTGCTACTCAGCGTTTCATGTATGGTCGTCATGGGGATTTTCTACTTCCGGATTGGTCGTACGATTATGTCACACCATAATTTTATCAAGGAGAACACGTACAACGCCCAGGGCCCGCTCTCCAGAAACGACCAAAAAG CGAGAACTCCTCTGCTCGATTTTCATTGGACAATTCTGATTCTAAGAAAGACCCGTATGGGAAGCTATTCGGATGCGTCAACGCCCAAATCTCAGCGGAAGAACAGAGGAAATAATCGTTTGGCAACTCCACGTAGTGAATCAATATCTAACAGAGGTCCAAGCTTGAGAACAAAGCAAGTGACCCTCATATTATTCATTATCACTGTTGTGTTCGTGTTAAGCTTTATACCACATTTAATACCAATGGTTGCCATATCGTTCAAGTCCGATTTTCTCATGGATATGTCTCCGATTGGTGTGGCAGTTTACAACATATTTCTACGATCGTTTGTCATCAACAACATGGCCAACCCAATAATCTACGGTTTTTGTGACAAAAAGTTCCGGTCTGAATGTTCTGCCGTCTGCTTAAGTTTCTTTTGCTGGTGTTGTAGACCATAA